In bacterium, the sequence AATATGGGTGTTATTAGTATTATAGTTTTCTCATTGATACTTGTGTTAGATGGTTGTTCCGCCGCGAAAGTTCCAACTGGCCCCCCAAAACCAGAATTAAGCGAACTTGAGTTTAACTGGGGACGCATACCCCAGAATTCAATTGTCACACATGTGTATAATCTCAGTAATGCTGGTGGCGATTCCATTATTATCGAGGAATTGAGGCCACACTGTGGATGCACAAAAGCTCCTCTTTCCACAAATGTAGTCCATGCAGGAGAGAGCATTCCTATAGAACTGAGGTTCAACTCGAAGGGCTATCGAAATAAAGCCAGAAAATCTGCCTCATTAAGATTGAAAAGCGGCGAAGAGGTGATCAACAATCGACTCGTATTTAATGCATATGTTGATACATCCTCTATCCTCTTTTCCGATGGTCAGATCGAGGTCAGCATGCCAATCGTCGAGTTCACCGATTCCATAGAATCCATTGAGATAGGATTAAAGAACAGAATGGCGGCATCAAGAAATCTGATAATTGTCGATTATCAATCAGACAGGATTGAGGTTTCTTGGGAAGAGAAAAAACTAAAACCCAAAGATTCCGTTAGGCTTAAAATAACGCGTAAAATCCCAAGCAAGGAATTGTTTGCTTCCATTACCATGGAGATGGAGGGTTATGATAATTCGCGAATAACTATACCTGTTAGTGGTATTAACCGCCGAGCCACTAGACTTCCATCTGTGAAGAAAGTATCTCGATCTCAGAAAAGCAGTAGCAATATTCCATGGCTTGACGACCCAAATTACCGGGGCAGACCGCGTTAAATCGCTTTCCCCGGATTCAATATTCCCTTTGGATCGAATGCATGCTTTATATTTTTCATTAAGTCTAATTCGCTTTTCCCGATGCCTATCGGAAGGTAAGGTTTTTTGAGGTATCCTATGCCGTGTTCGGCTGTTATTGTTCCACCTAATCTGACAGCTAATTTGAATAATTCGGGGATATAGTCTTTCATGACTTTTTCCCATGCAGTATCATCGAAGTCTTCCTTGAGGGCATCGATATGCAGATTGCCATCGCCGGCGTGTCCGAATGAAAGCACTCGAATGCCAAATTTCTTTCCAAGTTCACGCGCGCCACACCACAATTCTGCGAGTTTTGCTCGTGGCACCGCAACATCCTCTGCAACGATTGTCGGACTTACCGCTCTTAATGCCTCGCGTATCGATCGACGAACATCCCATATTCTATCCTGAAATGGTCTGTTATCCGCAACAAGGACATCAATTGCGCCAAGTTCGAGTGCTATTTCTCCTAGAGTAAAATAGCGTTTTTCAAGCTCCTCCTCCGATTCAGCATCGAGGGAAATAATTAGCTGTGCACCAGCTTCCCTCATCGGGACATCCTTTTGTAAAACCTCTGCAACAATGCGAACAATATCTCCTTCCATGAATTCTATTGTCGAAGGCACAATCTTTCTTCGTATTATTTCACTAACTGCTGAGACACTATCCTCCACAGAATCGAAACCCACAAGAAGATCGACATGAAATTCTGGTTTTGGAAGAAGCTTAAAAGTTATCTCGGTTGTTACCGCTAGAGTTCCCTCTGAACCACAAATCACATGAGTAAGGTCGTAACCAGCAACATTCTTCACCAACTTGCCGCCATATGTGATCACGTCCCCTCCGGGGATCACTGCGCGAAAACCTTTTACGTAATCTCGGGTTATACCATATTTAACTGCAGTCATTCCACCGGCGTTGGTCTGAAAATTCCCCCCAATACTACAACTATCCAGGCTTGCAGGGTCTGGAGGATAAAATAGACCTTTTTCTTCGACAGCTCGCCTAAGATCGCCTGTTATCACTGCTGGTTGTGTAATTACCATTAGATTTTCCTCGTCTATTTCGAGGATGCTGTTCATTCTTTCTAGCGAAAGCACAATAGCTGAGTCGAATGGTATCGAACCTCCGGCTACTCCCGTGCCTAGCCCCCTCGTGACAACAGGAATGGCCTTTTCGTTTGTATATCGAAGGATCTTAGATATTTCTTTTTCGTCGCCTGCTTTCAGCACCAGTGATGGCTTCGCTT encodes:
- a CDS encoding FAD-binding protein, with protein sequence MNGNFALNKPTGEDILALVDIVGSDNAIVGDGMEEYSHDESPNIQAKPSLVLKAGDEKEISKILRYTNEKAIPVVTRGLGTGVAGGSIPFDSAIVLSLERMNSILEIDEENLMVITQPAVITGDLRRAVEEKGLFYPPDPASLDSCSIGGNFQTNAGGMTAVKYGITRDYVKGFRAVIPGGDVITYGGKLVKNVAGYDLTHVICGSEGTLAVTTEITFKLLPKPEFHVDLLVGFDSVEDSVSAVSEIIRRKIVPSTIEFMEGDIVRIVAEVLQKDVPMREAGAQLIISLDAESEEELEKRYFTLGEIALELGAIDVLVADNRPFQDRIWDVRRSIREALRAVSPTIVAEDVAVPRAKLAELWCGARELGKKFGIRVLSFGHAGDGNLHIDALKEDFDDTAWEKVMKDYIPELFKLAVRLGGTITAEHGIGYLKKPYLPIGIGKSELDLMKNIKHAFDPKGILNPGKAI
- a CDS encoding DUF1573 domain-containing protein, encoding MGVISIIVFSLILVLDGCSAAKVPTGPPKPELSELEFNWGRIPQNSIVTHVYNLSNAGGDSIIIEELRPHCGCTKAPLSTNVVHAGESIPIELRFNSKGYRNKARKSASLRLKSGEEVINNRLVFNAYVDTSSILFSDGQIEVSMPIVEFTDSIESIEIGLKNRMAASRNLIIVDYQSDRIEVSWEEKKLKPKDSVRLKITRKIPSKELFASITMEMEGYDNSRITIPVSGINRRATRLPSVKKVSRSQKSSSNIPWLDDPNYRGRPR